The genomic region CGTCTGGATCGAATCGATCACGAGCAGCGCGGGCGCCTGCCCCTGCCCCAGCGTGGTGAGGATGTCGCGCACGCTGGTCGCCGCGGCGAGCTGCACGGGCGCGCTGCCGAGCCCGAGGCGCCGCGCGCGCAGCCGCACCTGATCCGCCGCCTCCTCGCCCGAGACATAGGCGACGCGCCGCCCGGCGAGCGCCAGCTTCGCCGCGGCCTGAAGCAGCAGCGTCGACTTGCCGATGCCGGGATCGCCGCCGATGAGCGTCGCCGACGCTTCGACGAAGCCGCCGCCCAGCGCGCGATCGAGCTCGGCGATGCCGGTCGCCATCCGATCGGGCAGCGGGATTTCGGAATCGAGCCCGGAGAGCGCGATCGCGCGCCCGCCCGATTGGAGATTATGCTTGGCCTGAAACGGCGTGACGACCGCGCCGGCATCCTCGACCAGCGTGTTCCAGTCGCCGCAATCGGCGCATTGCCCCGCCCATTTCGACGCGACCGAGCCGCATTGCTGGCAGACATAGCGTTTCTGGGATTTCGCCATGGCGGCAGCCATAGCGCAGACGGAACGATAAGGGAACAGATTCGGGACGGGAGCGCAACCAGTGGACGCCCGTTTCGCGCGCGGCTATCGCCGCCGCCGATGAAGGCATCCGATCTCCGCGTGGCGCTGTTCAGCGGCAACTACAACTATGTTCGCGACGGCGCCAATCAGGCGCTGAACCGGCTGGCGGAATATCTGCTGCGCAAGGGCGTCACGCTGCGCGTCTATTCGCCGACGACCGACACGCCCGCATTCGAGCCCACCGGCGAGCTGGTATCGGTGCCCGCCGTGCCGCTGCCGGGAGGGCGCGACGAATATCGGCTGGCGCTCGGCCTGCCCGGCTCGATCCGCAAGGATCTGCGCGCCTATCGGCCCAACATCGTCCATATCGCCGCGCCCGAGATCCTGGGTCATCGCGCGGTCAGCTGGGCACGCCGCAACGGCATCGCTTCGGTCGCGTCGGTCCACACGCGGTTCGAGACCTATGCGCAATATTATCGGCTCGGCTTTCTCGAGCCGCTGATGATCTATCTCCAGACGCGGCTCTACAATCGCGTCGACGGCGTGGTGACGCCCGCGCCGATGATGTCGGACCTGCTGCGCGGCTGGGGCGTGGAAACGCCGATCCGCGAATGGGCCCGCGGCGTGAACCACGATCAGTTCGCGCCCGCCCGCCGCAGCCTCGAGTGGCGCCGCAGCCTGGGGATCGGCGACGGCGAGCTGGTGATCGGCTTCCTCAGCCGGCTGGTGCTCGAAAAGGGCCTCGACGTCTTTGCCGAGACGATCGGCGAGCTGGAACGCCGCGGCGTGCCGCACCGGGTGCTGATCGTCGGCAAGGGCCCCGCCCACGACTGGGTTGCCGAGCGGGTGCCGAACGCGATCTTCACCGGCTTTCTGACCGGCGAGGATCTGGGCCGCGCAGTCGCGTCGATGGACGTGTTCCTCTTCCCCTCGGTCACCGAGACCTTCGGCAACGTCACGCTGGAGGCGATGGCGGCGGGCGTGCCGGTGGTCGCCGCGAACGCCACCGGGGCCGGCAGCCTCGTGGAAGAAGGTGTGTCGGGCTATCTCATCGAGCCGCGCGCCATCGCCGACTATGCCGACGCGATCGAGCGGCTGGCGGCCGATCCGGCATTGCGCGCACGCATGGGCGCGGCCGGCCACCAGCGCGCCCAGGCCTATCACTGGGATCGCGTCAACCAGCACGTCGTCGACATGTATCTCGACGTACTGGCGCGCCGGGACGCGCGCTGAGGCTCATTTCCAGTCGAACGTGAGCGGCGCCTCGCGGAAGGCGAACCGGTCGAGGTGCCGCGCGACCACGTCCTTCATCGCTTCGAGCTGCTCCTCGACGCTCGCCTCGATCCGCACGTCGAGCGCAGTGTCGCGGGCGTCGAAGGTCACCAGCGCGTCGCCGGGGAAGGTTCCCGCCCTGCCCTCCGCCGGAAAGCGAACCGCGCCGTGCGCCTCGTCGAACGTGACCTCCAGATTGTGCGACCAGTGCTTGCACAGTTGCTGGAGATAGCGGCTGCCGTTTTCGGTCGGCACCGATGCCGTCGCGCGCACGCTCATGGCAGCCGCTCGATCTTCCGGGCTGCCTCGTCGAGAATCGCGGCGATCTCATGCACGGTTTCCGGCTCGCCTTCCTCGGCATCGAGCCGCTCCCTGAGCGCAGTCTTCAAATTGGCCATCGCTCGGCGGATCGGTGCTCCGCCTCCGGCTCGGGCGCGCTGCGAGCCGAGCTCCACCAGCCGCTTCAGCAGTGCCTCGACTTCCTCGACGCGCTCGGCGAGGTGCGCGTGGCCCGCTGCAGTGGCGGCATAGACCTTCTTCGCGCCCTCTGTCTGCTGCTCCTCGATCAGCCCCATCTCGCCCAGCAGCGTGAGGGTGGGATAGATCACGCCAGGACTCGGTGCATAGGCGCCACCGGTACGCTCCTCGATCTCACGGATCAGATCATAGCCGTGGCGCGGACTGTCGGCGATCAGCTTCAGCAGCAGCAGCCGCAGTTCCGTGCCGTCGAACATCCGGCGCGCCCGGCCGCCATGTCCGCGCCCGCGCCCGCGCCCGCGCCCGCGCCCGGCGGAGTGCTCCCAGTCAGGGCGCGAGAAACTCCAATGGCGGTGCCCTCCGCCGCCCCAGCGGTCATGCCGATGATGATGATGATGGCCATGCATAGCTCGTTCCTTCATGATAAGATGCAAACAAGATATATCTTGAAAGCCGATCCGCAAGTCTGCCTCTGCCGCTTTTTCACCAATCGTTAACGCCGTCGCGAACCGTCTCGCGCTGGAACGGCTGAAATCCGGGGGTGGCGCGCGCCGCGCGGGAACGTCATCGTGGCCCGGGAATCGGAGGAGGAGCTCGAATGTCCGGCAAGCCACACCCCGCCGCAGTGGTGGTCGCCGCCCTGTTGATGGGCGCCATGGCGCTGCTGCTCGGCTCGCAGATCTTCAAGACGGTCGCCTATGCGGTCGAGGCGCCGACGAACGGCCAGCCCGTTGCGCCGCCCGCCGCAAGCGCGGCGCAACCGGAGGAACAGGCGCCGCCCGCCCCGTCTCCGGCGCCCGCGGCCGAGCCCGCGGCACCCGCAGTCCCCGACGACCATTTCGTCATACGCCGCGTGCTGCCGATCGACGGCCCGATCGAATTCGGCACCTATTATTGGGATGCGGAGGGCGTGCCCGAGGGCGAGCTCGTCATCACGATCGATCTGGAGGCGCAGACGCTCTCGGTCTTCCGCGAGGGATATGAGATCGGCGCCACCGCCATTCTCTATGGATCCGACGAAAAGCCGACGCCGCTCGGCAATTTCACGATCACCGAGAAGGACGCCGATCACGTCTCGAACCTCTACGGCGCACCGATGCCGTTCATGCTGCGCCTGACCAACGACGGCATCTCGATCCATGGCAGCGAAGTCGAATGGGGCTATGCCACCCACGGCTGCATCGGAGTGCCGGTGGAATTCGCCGAGCTGCTGTTCGACCTGGCCGCGCTCGGCGATCGCGTGATCATCACGCAGGGCGAGCGGATCACGGTAGGCGATGCGATCGCGCCGGCGCAGAGCTGAGCCGGCTCAGCGCGCCATCAGCATTTCGCGCACGCCGCTGCGCACCATCGGCAGGCGCTGCCCGAGGCGCAGCACCATGTGGCGCGCGGCGCGACCGGGCAGCGTCTCGTCGGTGTAGAGGCGCACCAGCGCGTTGGTTCCGGCGTAGAGCGGCCAGGCGGCCCGACGATGCGCCCGCTCGTACCGGCGCAGCACGGTGTCGCTGCCGATGTCACGGCGGGAGCGCGCCGCCGCCCGCACTGCGTCGGCAAGCAGTTGCTGA from Sphingosinithalassobacter sp. CS137 harbors:
- a CDS encoding glycosyltransferase family 4 protein; translated protein: MKASDLRVALFSGNYNYVRDGANQALNRLAEYLLRKGVTLRVYSPTTDTPAFEPTGELVSVPAVPLPGGRDEYRLALGLPGSIRKDLRAYRPNIVHIAAPEILGHRAVSWARRNGIASVASVHTRFETYAQYYRLGFLEPLMIYLQTRLYNRVDGVVTPAPMMSDLLRGWGVETPIREWARGVNHDQFAPARRSLEWRRSLGIGDGELVIGFLSRLVLEKGLDVFAETIGELERRGVPHRVLIVGKGPAHDWVAERVPNAIFTGFLTGEDLGRAVASMDVFLFPSVTETFGNVTLEAMAAGVPVVAANATGAGSLVEEGVSGYLIEPRAIADYADAIERLAADPALRARMGAAGHQRAQAYHWDRVNQHVVDMYLDVLARRDAR
- a CDS encoding DUF2218 domain-containing protein — its product is MSVRATASVPTENGSRYLQQLCKHWSHNLEVTFDEAHGAVRFPAEGRAGTFPGDALVTFDARDTALDVRIEASVEEQLEAMKDVVARHLDRFAFREAPLTFDWK
- a CDS encoding PadR family transcriptional regulator, translated to MKERAMHGHHHHHRHDRWGGGGHRHWSFSRPDWEHSAGRGRGRGRGRGHGGRARRMFDGTELRLLLLKLIADSPRHGYDLIREIEERTGGAYAPSPGVIYPTLTLLGEMGLIEEQQTEGAKKVYAATAAGHAHLAERVEEVEALLKRLVELGSQRARAGGGAPIRRAMANLKTALRERLDAEEGEPETVHEIAAILDEAARKIERLP
- a CDS encoding L,D-transpeptidase family protein translates to MSGKPHPAAVVVAALLMGAMALLLGSQIFKTVAYAVEAPTNGQPVAPPAASAAQPEEQAPPAPSPAPAAEPAAPAVPDDHFVIRRVLPIDGPIEFGTYYWDAEGVPEGELVITIDLEAQTLSVFREGYEIGATAILYGSDEKPTPLGNFTITEKDADHVSNLYGAPMPFMLRLTNDGISIHGSEVEWGYATHGCIGVPVEFAELLFDLAALGDRVIITQGERITVGDAIAPAQS